The segment ATGGCATATGCGGAGAGCTTGGAATCTATGGCTAGTGATGCAAATCCTCCTGATTACATTTTTGATGGCCCAGGGGAGCTTTTACTAGTAAAAGGAGATTATTGCCAAATTAGATGGCGTCGGCCTGTGCCCGATGTATGGCTAAAAATCGACCAATTAGAAGCTTGGGATTCAAATTAAAGCTTCTGCAAATTTATTGAATCGGAAGATTGTTTTTTTCTTTTTTAAGCATCAAACGCTTTTTTTTAGATTTGGTTAGCATTTCCTGCCCATCATGCAAGTAATTATCAACGTAACCTTGTGTATAAATTTCAAATTCAATTAATGAATCTTCTAGTTCTGAAAAACAATGATAAAGACTTAAACTAAAACTTTTTGCGGGTATAGGTGTTGATCTAGATGTGTATATTTGCTTAATTTTGCTCATTTTTGATTTGCTATGTTCAAGGTATTGGCAAAAATTTTCCATAAGTATTTCATCATAAGGGTCTGCGGCAAGCGATTGGATTTTTTTGGGAAAAGGGTTTATTATATCAGCCATTAATCTATCTATTGGCTGATATACAAGTTTTATCCAAAGAGTTAATAAATTATCCTTTTCAGAACTTTTAGATTTATAGATATCTCGATCCTTTCTTTTAACTTCTTTGTTTATAATTGTTTTCTTCTGATCATATAAATTACGGTTAACGGGATCTTTTAGAACTTCCCAAGCTGCATATATCTCAAGAATTTTTTTTTCATCTCCCCCTTTGTCAGGATGATGCTTCTTTACTAAAGACCTATATGATGATTTGATTTCTTCTAGGCTTGCTATATTCGAGATTCCAAGTATTTTGTAAGGATCAAATTCCATAACTTAAAAGGTAAATAAGACTAGATAAAACCATCTCTTCTTGGCCTAATTGATGAGACACTATTGAACATAGCTGTAGATAAATAACGTTCACCAAAGCTAGGTAAGATAACTACTAACCTCTTATTACGCATATCTTTGCGAGACCCAATTTGTAGAGCAGCTGCGACAGCTGCTCCACTACTTATGCCACTAAGTAGGCCTTCTTGACGAGCTAACTGTCGCCCAATTTCCATTGCATCATCATCATCAATTTTGATTACTTCATCGATTAGTGCAGTGTTTAAAACACGTGGGATAAAACCAGCACCAATGCCCTGTATGTGATGCGGATTAGCGCATTGGCCTGATAGCACTGCACTTGCCGATGGCTCAACTGCATAAATCAACAAACTAGAGTTATGCTCCTTTAAAATTTTTGCACAACCAGTTATGGTTCCTCCAGTTCCAACACCTGCAATTAAACCATCAATGTGACCTTCGCAATCTTTCCATATTTCCTCAGCCGTTGTTTTCGCATGAATTTCTGGATTAGCAGGATTATCAAATTGCTGTAATAAGTATGCATTAGGCATGGAATTTACTATTTCCTTAGCAAGATCAATAGCGCCTTGTATCCCTTCTTTCCCAGGTGTTAGTTGTAGCTCGGCTCCATAAGCTCTTAGCATTGCTCTTCTTTCTGTGCTCATTGTGTCGGGCATTGTAAGAATTAATCGATATCCTTTCGCTGCAGCAACCATTGCCAGTGCTATTCCAGTATTTCCACTAGTGGGTTCTACTAAGATTGTTTCTGAAGGCTTTATTGTTCCTTCTTCTTCGGCTGCTTGTACCATTGCGCCAGCTATCCGATCTTTTACTGACCCAGTAGGGTTGAAACTTTCTAGCTTTGCAAGCAATTCTGCTTTGCATCCATATTCTTTTGGTAATCGGTTTAGTCGCACTAGAGGCGTATTACCTACCAAAGTTGTTATGTCAGAGGCTATAGGCATTATTTCTTTTGATAAGTTCGCGAATAAAGATATTTAGTTAAGTACATGGATGAAATGTTTTCTTTTAAATCACAAAATCAATAAAATTGATGAATTCAGGAAATTTTTGTGTACGTAATTGAACTTGCTCTTAAAATGAGCCCTTTCCCATTGGCTGTTCAGAGAAAAAATTTAGATGATGCGAAGTCTACTTATCATACTGTCAGAGAATCCTTGGAAAAAGGTCTTCCAAAGGTTTTAGAACTAAATTGTGAACAATTAAAAGATAAAAAAATAGCTGTTTTGACAAGCGAGCTTTTGTCAGTGCAAATTTATGAAAAAACTGGAGTTGGAGGAGGTATTAAACGTCCAGGATTTTCATTTGATGAATGAGTTGATGAATTCAAAGCAGAGTGATAGTGAAGATTCTTTCCTTAATTCTCATTGTTTGAACTTAGAAAAAATTTCTTTCAGCTGGGAAGTAGATAAGAAAATCTTAAATCAAATTAGTTTTGCTATACCCAGCCCAGGGTTATGGATGCTTGTTGGTAGGAATGGAAGTGGGAAAAGTACTTTATTTCGTCTTATTAGTGGATTGATTGAACCTGAAGAAGGTACTTTGCAATGTTCATATAAACCGGCATTAATGTTTCAGAACCCAGATCATCAATTGCTTTTGCCAAGTTGTGAAAGTGATTTGATGCTTAGTACGCCTGAGAATTATTCCAGGGCTGAGCGAAAGAAGGTTATTGACTTTGCCTTGCATCAAGTGGGTTTGCAGAGTTTTGCATCTAGACCAATTCATACCTTGAGTGGAGGACAGAAACAACGTCTTGCGCTTGCTGGTGCTTTGGTTAGCAACGCAAACTTGTTACTTCTTGATGAGCCAACAGCTTTGCTTGACCCAAGAAGTCAAAGATCCATCTTGAAAATAGTTCAAAGACTTTCTAAGCGGCCTGAAAATCCTATTGCTGCTCTATGGATTACACACCGAATCGAAGAACTTGAGTATTGTGATGGAGCGGCCATTATGAAAAATGGAAAATTGGGACCTTGGCATAAAGGTCTTGAATTGATGCGCAAATTAAAATGACTTGCCCTATGACCCTCATCAAGAGTAAGTTCTTTTAACTCTTTCCTCGGTAGCTCAGCGGTAGAGCGATCGGCTGTTAACCGATTGGTCGCAGGTTCGAATCCCGCCCGGGGAGTTTTATTTATATCTCTGAAACCTACTGATATATAAGGGGGTGTTATTTTCAGTGGATATATCTGAGATTTCAGAAAAAGTTTCATAACTCAGCAGCCGTCTTCAGGGTAGGTTTGATTGCATAGTCTTGAAAGGGAGGTTTGTAAGGTGTAATTCATTAAAAAAGGGGACATTTTCTAAGTAGGGGGGTAAACACCTCCTCCATTACCAGTGCTTTGCTTAGTGGGATGTACACCACTGGATACTCCTACCAAGCAGTGACCTGAGTTATTTCTTGGACTTTTATTTAAATCTCTAACAGTTTTTGTGCTAAATTGGAAGAAATTATAAAAAGCCATATTGGCCTTGTCTCTTATTTTTCCTTGAAAACTATTGCGAGCCAATAGATTTAAGCGATTTATAGCTTTTGTTAGTGGTTTCTTGAATTCTGCAATAAAAAGGAAATCTTGAGAGAATCGAACAACTTCGAGCTTGCGAATTTTCGCTAAGTTCATATTTTCTTTCAGAGCTCTGTCTAATGAAGCCTTGCATTTTGCTAATTGAAGATGACAAGGATATGAGGGAACTTGTTGCTGGTCATTTGGAACATAGTGGGTTTGATGTTCAAAGAGCAGAGGATGGTATCAAAGGTCAAGCCCTTGCACTTCAATACATTCCAGATTTGATTCTTTTGGATTTAATGCTTCCAAAGGTAGATGGATTGACCTTATGCCAACGTCTTCGAAGAGATGAACGAACTGCAGGGATACCAATTCTTATGCTTACAGCATTAGGAGCGACTAAGGATAAAGTTACTGGTTTCAATTCAGGAGCCGATGATTACCTTACAAAACCATTTGATTTGGAAGAACTTTTGGTCAGAGTGAGATCCTTGCTCAGAAGAACTAATCGAGCTCCTTTGGGTAGCGGAAGTCATCAGGAGATTCTTAATTTTGGTCCTTTGACCTTAGTTCCTGAGAGATTTGAAGTTATTTGGTTTGATAACCCGGTTCGACTAACACATCTAGAATTTGAACTTCTGCATTGTTTGCTTCAAAGACATGGGCAGACAGTAGCCCCTTCTTTAATTCTTAAAGAGGTATGGGGTTACGAACCTGATGATGACATTGAGACTATAAGGGTTCATGTTCGTCATTTGAGAACAAAACTTGAGCCAGAGCCAAGAAAGCCACGCTTTATAAAAACTGTTTATGGAGCTGGATATTGTCTTGAGCTGCCTACGGGGGAAGCTATCAAGGAGTTCAAAGATATCTTGGTGAAATCACGTCAAAATAATGATATTGCATTGCCAGAAAAGCAGTCACACTAATTATTGCGGTTAACGATTATGTTGTTGTTTTGTTAATTCTATTAATGCTACTTCCCAGGCAATTCTTGGTTGTATGGATGTAGTTAGACTATAACGTAGCGCATCTAGTCTCTTGACAATATAAAAATTTGTTTCCTGACTCCAAAAATACTGTTGTAGGAAATTTGTTAACCATATTTGTTGATCTATCTTGAGATTTTCTGCAATCTCTTTTGCAATATTTAAAGCTTCCAAATAATTAACTGGTAAAGCTTTTAAATCATCTAGAATTTTACATGGTACTTCTAGAAAGTTATCAATATTAATTCTCAACAACTCTGGGGAACCGTTCGATAGATTGATTAAATATATTTTATTATCATTTATATATGAGCTGCTTAATTCTTTGCTATTACTTGCAAAATATTTACTCATTAAATCAATATTTAAAGGTTTAAAAGGTATTTTTTGGCATCTAGATTTAATTGTGCTTATTAATTTCTCTGGCCTGCTAGATATTAAAATGAATATCACATTTTTAGAGTCCTCAAGTGCTTTAAGCAATGCATTCGATGCAGGTTCATTCATTAGTTCTGAATCTTCAATTACCACCATTGATAATTTACTTTCTATAGTTTGATTACCTATAACATTCTTTATATTTCGAACTTGATCTAATCTAATTTGGCATTTTGAAGAAAAGCTAATATCTTTTTCTTTCGCTGCTTTTTGTGTAATTAACTTTCCCTGATAAGTATAAGTAGGTTCAACCCAGAGCATGTCTGGATGATTCAAACTTTCTAGTCTTTTTCGTATATTTGGTTCGTAACAGTCTTTTGTTAGAATACCTTCAAGAAATCGAAGTGCAACTTCTTTTTGTCCAACTCCTTTGGGGCCAGAGAAAATATAAGCCGGAGCAACTTTGTTTGATATCAGTATTTCTGTTAAGATATTAATTGCAATTGGTTGATAATATACTTCTTCAAATAAAGAATTATCAGTAAGTATTTTACGCATTAATTTTTCTTTTTGCATACAAAAAAAGCTTTTAATTGATGTTGAATTTCCTTAGTAACTAATGTTTCCTCTTGATCAGCTTGAATTGTTATCCAATTAGGAGCTTGAGAAATAATGGCGAATCCTTTTGAGACTTTCTTTAAGAAATCTGCACCTGCAGATTCAATACGATCGTTTTTCATTTCTGCTCTTCTTTGAATACTGTTGTCTACAGATAGCTTTAACAATACAGTTAGGTCTGGTTTTACATCTTGAGTAGCTATTCTCTCCAACGTATTAATAATATCAATATTTAGACCTCGCCCATAACCTTGGTAAGCAAGTGTTGATGCTGCAAATCTATCGCTAATTACCCAATCACCCTTATCAAGTTTTGGCTGAATAAATTGACTTATATGTTGTGCTCTATCTGCTGCATATAGTAAAAGTTCGGTTAGCGCTTCTGGAGATTCAAAACTAGAAGTATTTAATAATAAACTTCTTAACTTTTCACCTAAAAGGGTTCCTCCAGGCTCACGAGTCATATGTAAAAGAGCATTTTTAGGCATTAACCCACTTTTGGGTAGCCATTTATAGATGTGGTTCATTTGAGTAGTTTTTCCGCACCCGTCTATACCTTCAAAGACTAGAAAACGTCCTGTCATGAGCTCTTTAGAGTTAAGGCATTGATAACAACACTTATAGAACTTAATGCCATTAACAAAGCTGCAATTGGTGGAGATAGAAGTATGCCAAAAGAAGGTAAAAGTATCCCTGCTGCAACTGGTAAAGCAATGGTGTTATATGAGAAGGCCCAAAAGAGATTCTGCTTCACTTTCTTAATAGTTTTGTCTGCTAAAAGAATTGCATTTGGCAAGCTTTCTAGTCGATCACCCATTAGTACGAGGTCTGCAGAATCTTGTGCTATTTGTGTTCCAGTCCCTATTGCCACCCCCAGATTGGCACCAGCGAGTGCTGGCGCATCATTTATTCCGTCTCCAACCATTGCTACAGGACCAACTTTTTTCAATTGTTCTAGATATTTTAGCTTTTCCTCAGGTAAAAGTTCCCATCCTAATTGATTTTCTTTGAACCCAAGTTGACCTCCTAACCTCAATACTGATTGTCTTCTATCACCACTTAAAATATGTAAATTTATTCCTTTAATACGTAATTTTTGTAACGCCATATGAGCATCTTCTCTAATTTGATCATCAATTATTATTAGCCCAAGTAATTGATTCTCTACTGATACTCCAACCAGAGATTTTGCATGATAATTTGATTTTTTTAATTGCAGGTTAACATCAATATTAATTTCAGTTCCTTCATTCTGAAGCCATTCAATTTTCCCCACTCTAACTGTTCCTTTAATACCATTTAACTCTCCTGACATTCCTTTACCTGGGAAGGTAATAACTTGAGAACTTGAAAGCAAAGAAATCTCATTGATTTCTGCTTCATGCAATATTGCATGCGCTATAGGGTGTCTACTTTTATCTTCTAAACTAGCTGCAATTTGAATTAATTTGTTTTTATTCTGAGAGCCTAATATACCAATAACTTGAGGTTTACCGATAGTAAGAGTTCCAGTTTTATCAAATATCATTTCTTTGATCAAAGCAGCTTTTTCAATAACATCTCCACCTTTAAACAGCCATCCTTTTTTGGCAGCTTTTCCTGAAGCAACAGTAATAACTGTTGGAGTTGCTAGACCTAGTGCGCAAGGACATGCAATCACTAATACTGCTATCGAGAGTTGTACAGCAAGCCCTAGGGAAGTTTGCGCATTTGTGCTAAAAGATGTGTTCAGGGAATGTTCATGCATATGCATTAACCCTTGACCAGAAACTTTTAGAACATCAGGCCATATAACAGTACCGATTTTCCACCAAAAGAAAAAAGTGAAAATCGCCAGTCCTACAACGCCAAAACAAAACTTTCCAGCAACTTGATCTGCAAGTCGTTGTATTGGAGCTTTTCGAGCCTGAGCCTTCTCAACTAATCCAATAATTCTTGCTAATGCAGTATCATTCCCAATTCTTTGAACTTTAAGTATTAAGGTTCCTTCTAAGTTAAGCGAGCCAGAACATAGCTCTGTTCCAGGAGCAGCTTCTATTGGTAGTGATTCGCCTGTAATACTCGAAACATCTACAGCAGAATTGCCTGAGATAACAATGCCATCAATGGGGATACGATCACCAGCTAAAAGTTGAATTTGTTCACCTGGTTTTAGGGCTCCAACCCGTACTTCCTTAATCACATTTTCGTTATTAATAAGACTTGCTGTTTCTGGTTGCAATTTTGCTAATTCTTTCAAAGCTTGCCCAGTTTGTATTCGGGCTCTTTCTTCTAGAAACCTCCCTAAAAGAACAAAACCAAGAAGCATTACTGGTTCGTTAAAAAAACATGGCCAGCCAACTTGAGGCCAAATTAATGAGCTAAGGCTGCTTAGATATGCGCTAGATACTCCTATACCAACCAGTGTGTCCATATTTGGTGTCAAATATCTAGCTGCTCGCAAACCACTTTTTAATATGGTTAACCCTGGACCAAATAAAGCAAAAGTTGCAAGGCTTGCGTGGAAAGATAAATTTCCAATCAATGGGATTTGAAGGGTTTCTGCTTCAGTGAGATGACCTAATACTGAAAGAATTAGCAGGAATAATGCAATCATCAATTGTTTCCATTTCTGCCAAAGCTTTTTCTGTTGATTAATTGCAGCTAAGGCAGGTTCTCGAGCTTCGCTCGAAAAGAGTCTTTTCCTCGCTTGGAAACCTCTCCTGGATAGTGCATCAATAATTCCCTGAATATCACTTGATTCGTCTTGCAGCTCTATTAATGCAGTTCTTTCAACCAAATTTACATGCGCACTAACAACGCTGCTTTCACTTAGAAGAGTTTTTTCTACTGATTGAACACAACCACCACATTTCATTCCTTCTACGTCTAATAAAACGGATTGCAGCGGATTTTTACTGTTTCTAATGATCAAGGAGGTTTTGAAGACTTCTCTAAGCTAAACCGTAGAAATATCTTAAAGCTATAAATTTTTCTGTTTTAAAAAAAAATAATTTAGATGATTTTTATGAGCAATCTTGAATCTGTGGAGGGATGATAGTAGAACATTTTTAATTAACCGTGCCCAGAAGTAATAACAAAGACAATTTCCTGGATAAAGCTTTCACAGTAATTGCTGAAGGGATTGTTAAGATGATGCCAATTGCTGCAAAAGAGAAGCAGGCATACATTTATTACAGAGAGGGCTTTGCAGCTCAGAATAATGGCGATTATTCAGAAGCACTTGAGAATTATGAGGAGAGCCTGAAGCTAGAAGAAAATGCCGTTGATAGAGGAGAGACTCTTAAAAATATGGCAATTATATATATGAGTAATGGAGATGAAGAGCGCGCTTTAGAAACCTATGTTAAAGCTCTTGATGAGAACCCGAAGCAACCTTCTTGTTTGAAAAATATGGGATTAATTTATGAAAAGCGAGGAAGGTTGGCTCAACAAAAAGGAAAGCAAGATGAAAGTGACATATGGTTTGATAAAGCGGCAGAAGTTTGGACTAAAGCAGTCAGACTTTATCCAGGAGGTTATTTAGATATAGAAAATTGGCTTAAAACAACTGGCAGGAGTAAAATAGATGTGTACTTATAAATGGAAGATACTAGTCTTTTAAGTCAAAAGTAATTGTTATAGCTTCGTTTATTGTTGATGCTTCAAATACTTCAATATTTATCTCACTATCATTAACTATTCTTTTTGATTTAGGAATTATAGCGTGTTTGAATCCTAATTTTTCGGCTTCTTTTAACCTTAGTGGCATTTGACTGACACTACGAATTTGACCTCCAAGACCTATTTCTCCAAGCATTATTGTATTTTTTGGTATTTTAATGTTTTTGTAACTTGATATTATTGCAGCTGCAATCCCAAGGTCTGCTGCAGGTTCTTCTACTTCTAAACCTCCTGCTACAGCTAAATAACAATCAAAACGCGATAAAGCAAAATTCATATGTTTTTCTATTACTGCAAGAATTTGGTGCAATCGGTTGTTACCAATTCCAGTAGCAGTCCTTCTAGGGGACGCATAGGTTGTTTGATTGATTAAAGCTTGTATGTCTATTGCAAGCGGTCTTGTGCCCTCACAGGCCACAATAGTGGCGACTCCAGAGGCTTCTTCTGCACTAAGAAATAATTCGCTTGGATTTGTTACTTCTATTAGACCTGTGCCTTGCATCTCGAAGACTCCAAGTTCATTAGTTGCCCCAAACCGGTTTTTTACAGCTCTTAATAGCCTATGACTTGCAAAACGATCACCTTCAAAGGTTAAAACTGTATCCACAAGGTGCTCCAGGACTTTTGGTCCTGCAAGCATTCCTTCTTTGGTTACATGACCAACAATTAAAAGGGTCATATTTTTTCTTTTTGCAAGTGTTTGTAAGGCTGCAGCACATTCACGGACTTGAGTAATGGAACCTGGTGTACTTGAAATAGTTTCATCATGCAAAGCTTGAATACTATCGATAATTGCTACTGAAGGGCTGAAGCTTTCTAGTTCTTGGAGTATTAACTCAAGATTAGTTTCAGAAAGAATATGCAGATTAGAATCGTCTTTTTTTAATCGATTCCATCGAAGCTGTACTTGACTTGCAGATTCTTCAGCACTTACATAAAGCGCACTACTTTTTTGGGCGATTTCTGTTGCTGTTTGTAAAAGCAATGTGCTTTTCCCAATCCCTGGATCTCCTCCAATTAGAACAAGAGATCCAGGTACTAACCCTCCTCCTAATACGCGGTCAAATTCGATATAACCACTAGCAATTCTTGTGACAGCACTTTTCTTGATTGTTGAAATTTTTTCAGACCTCTTGCTATGACTAGCTTTCTTATGAGCAGTAAATTGATTTCTAGCTTTCGATGAAGAAATTACTTCTTCAATAATTGAATTCCATTCACCGCAATTGGGGCATCTTCCAAAGAATTGCGGCGTATTTACACCGCATGCCTGACAGATATAAAAAGTACTAGTTCGTTTCACGAAGTTGTGTAAAGAAAGTTGCGTGTAGTTGAATAAGGTTGACTTTTAGACTCTTTTTTAAGGTTTGTCTAAGATCGATTCCTTTAGCCGTATAAGCCAAAGATCAAATGACGGCAACAAGTCAATCTAAAGAAATCATTCTCGTGGCCGACGATGAGGCGAGTATCCGGAGGATTCTGGAGACACGCTTATCGATGATCGGTTATCAAGTTGTAACAGCATCGAATGGGAATGAGGCTCTTGAGAAATTTCGAAATCTGGAACCAGATTTGGTTGTTCTTGATGTAATGATGCCAAAGCTTGATGGTTATGGTGTTATTCAAGAATTACGCAAAGAATCTGATGTCCCAATAGTTATGCTTACTGCATTAGGTGATGTTGCTGACAGAATCACTGGGCTTGAGTTAGGAGCCGATGATTATGTGATTAAGCCTTTTAGCCCAAAGGAATTAGAAGCTCGTATTAGATGCGTATTGCGAAGGATTGAGAAAGAACATATAGCAGGATTACCTAATTCTGGAGTTATCCAAGTTGCTGCATTTAGAATAGACACTAATAAGAGAAAGGTTTTTAGAGGAGATGAGCGAATAAGATTGACTGGAATGGAGTTCAGTTTGCTGGAACTTTTAGTTAGTCGTTCTGGAGAACCTTTCAGTAGGGGGGAAATCCTTAAAGAGGTTTGGGGATATACACCTGAGAGACATGTGGATACTCGAGTTGTAGATGTTCATATTTCTCGGTTGAGATCAAAATTGGAAGATGACCCTGCCAATCCTGAGTTAATTCTTACAGCTAGGGGAACGGGTTATTTGTTCCAGAGAATTGTTGACCCAATGTCAGCTGATAAAGCTTAATAATTCTGTGGAAAATGATTCTCGCTTTAAAACCAATCGCCCTAGAGCTATTAGGAGATTAGTTATTTGGTATCGCCGTAATTCGGCTGTAACAAGCCTTGTAGACACAGCTGCAAGTTCAGCTTCGGTTGCAGGGAATGTTGCGGGTTCAGTTGTTTCTAGTGCAGGCTCAATGGCTAAAAGCACTCTTCAACCATTAGTTTTTGACCCGTTAAGAAGGTTGCAAGGAGTAGGGACAGATTTAGACAAAACCCTCATTGAAGATTCTGAAAGGATTTGGGTGGCTGTTGATGGAATGGGAGGAGACCAAGCCCCAGGTCCTATTTTGGAAGGTTGCCTTAAAGCAATAGAAAGGCTTCCTTTAAGGATCAAGTTTGTAGGAGAAATTAAGAAGATAAATGCTGCTGCAAAAGAAATGGGAATAGAGAATTTGCTAAACCACTCAGTATCTGAAGGATTTTTAGAACTTATTCCTAGTGGACCATCAGTAGGAATGGATGAAGAAGCTACTGTTGTGAGACGCAAAAAGGACGCGAGTATTAATATCGCAATGGATTTGGTTAAAAAGGGCAACGC is part of the Prochlorococcus marinus str. MIT 0919 genome and harbors:
- the radA gene encoding DNA repair protein RadA, which encodes MKRTSTFYICQACGVNTPQFFGRCPNCGEWNSIIEEVISSSKARNQFTAHKKASHSKRSEKISTIKKSAVTRIASGYIEFDRVLGGGLVPGSLVLIGGDPGIGKSTLLLQTATEIAQKSSALYVSAEESASQVQLRWNRLKKDDSNLHILSETNLELILQELESFSPSVAIIDSIQALHDETISSTPGSITQVRECAAALQTLAKRKNMTLLIVGHVTKEGMLAGPKVLEHLVDTVLTFEGDRFASHRLLRAVKNRFGATNELGVFEMQGTGLIEVTNPSELFLSAEEASGVATIVACEGTRPLAIDIQALINQTTYASPRRTATGIGNNRLHQILAVIEKHMNFALSRFDCYLAVAGGLEVEEPAADLGIAAAIISSYKNIKIPKNTIMLGEIGLGGQIRSVSQMPLRLKEAEKLGFKHAIIPKSKRIVNDSEINIEVFEASTINEAITITFDLKD
- a CDS encoding heavy metal translocating P-type ATPase codes for the protein MRNSKNPLQSVLLDVEGMKCGGCVQSVEKTLLSESSVVSAHVNLVERTALIELQDESSDIQGIIDALSRRGFQARKRLFSSEAREPALAAINQQKKLWQKWKQLMIALFLLILSVLGHLTEAETLQIPLIGNLSFHASLATFALFGPGLTILKSGLRAARYLTPNMDTLVGIGVSSAYLSSLSSLIWPQVGWPCFFNEPVMLLGFVLLGRFLEERARIQTGQALKELAKLQPETASLINNENVIKEVRVGALKPGEQIQLLAGDRIPIDGIVISGNSAVDVSSITGESLPIEAAPGTELCSGSLNLEGTLILKVQRIGNDTALARIIGLVEKAQARKAPIQRLADQVAGKFCFGVVGLAIFTFFFWWKIGTVIWPDVLKVSGQGLMHMHEHSLNTSFSTNAQTSLGLAVQLSIAVLVIACPCALGLATPTVITVASGKAAKKGWLFKGGDVIEKAALIKEMIFDKTGTLTIGKPQVIGILGSQNKNKLIQIAASLEDKSRHPIAHAILHEAEINEISLLSSSQVITFPGKGMSGELNGIKGTVRVGKIEWLQNEGTEINIDVNLQLKKSNYHAKSLVGVSVENQLLGLIIIDDQIREDAHMALQKLRIKGINLHILSGDRRQSVLRLGGQLGFKENQLGWELLPEEKLKYLEQLKKVGPVAMVGDGINDAPALAGANLGVAIGTGTQIAQDSADLVLMGDRLESLPNAILLADKTIKKVKQNLFWAFSYNTIALPVAAGILLPSFGILLSPPIAALLMALSSISVVINALTLKSS
- the cysK gene encoding cysteine synthase A, translated to MPIASDITTLVGNTPLVRLNRLPKEYGCKAELLAKLESFNPTGSVKDRIAGAMVQAAEEEGTIKPSETILVEPTSGNTGIALAMVAAAKGYRLILTMPDTMSTERRAMLRAYGAELQLTPGKEGIQGAIDLAKEIVNSMPNAYLLQQFDNPANPEIHAKTTAEEIWKDCEGHIDGLIAGVGTGGTITGCAKILKEHNSSLLIYAVEPSASAVLSGQCANPHHIQGIGAGFIPRVLNTALIDEVIKIDDDDAMEIGRQLARQEGLLSGISSGAAVAAALQIGSRKDMRNKRLVVILPSFGERYLSTAMFNSVSSIRPRRDGFI
- a CDS encoding photosystem I assembly protein Ycf3, whose translation is MPRSNNKDNFLDKAFTVIAEGIVKMMPIAAKEKQAYIYYREGFAAQNNGDYSEALENYEESLKLEENAVDRGETLKNMAIIYMSNGDEERALETYVKALDENPKQPSCLKNMGLIYEKRGRLAQQKGKQDESDIWFDKAAEVWTKAVRLYPGGYLDIENWLKTTGRSKIDVYL
- the tmk gene encoding dTMP kinase, whose protein sequence is MTGRFLVFEGIDGCGKTTQMNHIYKWLPKSGLMPKNALLHMTREPGGTLLGEKLRSLLLNTSSFESPEALTELLLYAADRAQHISQFIQPKLDKGDWVISDRFAASTLAYQGYGRGLNIDIINTLERIATQDVKPDLTVLLKLSVDNSIQRRAEMKNDRIESAGADFLKKVSKGFAIISQAPNWITIQADQEETLVTKEIQHQLKAFFVCKKKN
- a CDS encoding response regulator transcription factor, which produces MKPCILLIEDDKDMRELVAGHLEHSGFDVQRAEDGIKGQALALQYIPDLILLDLMLPKVDGLTLCQRLRRDERTAGIPILMLTALGATKDKVTGFNSGADDYLTKPFDLEELLVRVRSLLRRTNRAPLGSGSHQEILNFGPLTLVPERFEVIWFDNPVRLTHLEFELLHCLLQRHGQTVAPSLILKEVWGYEPDDDIETIRVHVRHLRTKLEPEPRKPRFIKTVYGAGYCLELPTGEAIKEFKDILVKSRQNNDIALPEKQSH
- the rpaB gene encoding response regulator transcription factor RpaB, whose translation is MTATSQSKEIILVADDEASIRRILETRLSMIGYQVVTASNGNEALEKFRNLEPDLVVLDVMMPKLDGYGVIQELRKESDVPIVMLTALGDVADRITGLELGADDYVIKPFSPKELEARIRCVLRRIEKEHIAGLPNSGVIQVAAFRIDTNKRKVFRGDERIRLTGMEFSLLELLVSRSGEPFSRGEILKEVWGYTPERHVDTRVVDVHISRLRSKLEDDPANPELILTARGTGYLFQRIVDPMSADKA
- a CDS encoding ABC transporter ATP-binding protein; translation: MNSKQSDSEDSFLNSHCLNLEKISFSWEVDKKILNQISFAIPSPGLWMLVGRNGSGKSTLFRLISGLIEPEEGTLQCSYKPALMFQNPDHQLLLPSCESDLMLSTPENYSRAERKKVIDFALHQVGLQSFASRPIHTLSGGQKQRLALAGALVSNANLLLLDEPTALLDPRSQRSILKIVQRLSKRPENPIAALWITHRIEELEYCDGAAIMKNGKLGPWHKGLELMRKLK
- a CDS encoding J domain-containing protein, whose translation is MEFDPYKILGISNIASLEEIKSSYRSLVKKHHPDKGGDEKKILEIYAAWEVLKDPVNRNLYDQKKTIINKEVKRKDRDIYKSKSSEKDNLLTLWIKLVYQPIDRLMADIINPFPKKIQSLAADPYDEILMENFCQYLEHSKSKMSKIKQIYTSRSTPIPAKSFSLSLYHCFSELEDSLIEFEIYTQGYVDNYLHDGQEMLTKSKKKRLMLKKEKNNLPIQ
- a CDS encoding NAD(P)H-quinone oxidoreductase subunit O, whose translation is MTEISKTAQNPKPFKKGSLVRVNRMAYAESLESMASDANPPDYIFDGPGELLLVKGDYCQIRWRRPVPDVWLKIDQLEAWDSN